A genomic region of Pseudomonas sp. RSB 5.4 contains the following coding sequences:
- a CDS encoding hotdog domain-containing protein, whose protein sequence is MNFHTRKWVKPEDLNPNGTLFGGSLLRWIDEEAAIYAIVQLGNQRVVTKYISEINFVSASRQGDIIELGITATEFGRTSITLTCEVRNKITRKSILTVEKMVFVNLGEDGLPAPHGRTEIKYVKDQFKEDELVSN, encoded by the coding sequence ATGAATTTCCACACCCGCAAATGGGTAAAACCCGAAGACCTCAACCCCAACGGCACCCTGTTCGGTGGCAGCCTGCTGCGCTGGATCGACGAAGAAGCGGCGATTTACGCCATCGTCCAGTTGGGCAATCAGCGCGTAGTGACCAAGTACATTTCCGAGATCAACTTCGTCAGCGCCTCGCGCCAGGGCGACATCATCGAGCTGGGCATCACCGCCACCGAGTTCGGCCGCACCTCGATCACCCTGACCTGCGAAGTGCGTAACAAGATCACCCGCAAGAGCATCCTCACGGTCGAGAAGATGGTGTTCGTCAACCTTGGCGAAGATGGTTTGCCAGCCCCGCACGGACGGACCGAGATCAAGTACGTCAAAGACCAGTTCAAGGAAGATGAATTGGTCAGCAACTAA